One Vitis vinifera cultivar Pinot Noir 40024 chromosome 8, ASM3070453v1 genomic window carries:
- the LOC104880006 gene encoding uncharacterized protein LOC104880006, protein MQGILARPVFDHFPILLEGGGLKRGMSPFRFENMWLEERGFMDQMKRWWGSLTFIGSFSFVLDAKLRALKGLLKTWNKEVFGVIETKKREALSQVVYWDAVENHSTLSLEDCEARKEAKEVYKTWVLREEISWRQRSRELWLKEGDNNTKFFHRMANAHSRRNWLSRLKVDDCWHKEELDLKNSVVGAFNNLYIEERGWHPGVEGLPFMRLDSCEVEGLEISFSEGEVFAALSDLGKDKAPDPNGFTMAFWLFS, encoded by the coding sequence ATGCAGGGGATTCTTGCTAGACCAGTCTTTGATCATTTTCCTATCCTACTTGAAGGTGGAGGTTTGAAGAGGGGTATGTCACCgttcagatttgagaatatgtggctggaGGAAAGGGGGTTCATGGATCAGATGAAGAGGTGGTGGGGCAGTTTAACTTTTATTGGGTCTTTTAGTTTTGTTCTGGATGCAAAATTAAGAGCCTTAAAAGGGCTTTTAAAGACTTGGAATAAAGAAGTTTTTGGGGTAATTGAGACTAAGAAGAGAGAAGCTCTTAGCCAGGTGGTGTACTGGGATGCAGTGGAGAATCATTCAACTCTGAGTCTGGAGGATTGTGAAGCAAGGAAGGAGGCTAAGGAGGTTTATAAGACATGGgtgttgagggaagaaatttctTGGAGGCAGAGATCAAGGGaattgtggttgaaggagggggaTAATAATACCAAATTCTTTCATAGGATGGCGAATGCGCATAGCAGAAGGAACTGGTTGTCTAGGCTGAAAGTGGATGATTGTTGGCATAAGGAggaattagatttaaaaaatagtgtgGTGGGTGCTTTTAATAATCTGTACATTGAAGAAAGGGGGTGGCATCCTGGTGTTGAGGGGCTGCCCTTCATGAGATTAGACAGTTGTGAGGTTGAGGGGCTGGAAATTTCCTTTTCGGAAGGGGAGGTGTTCGCGGCACTTTCAGATCTAGGCAAGGATAAAGCCCCCGACCCGAATGGCTTCACCATGGCTTTCTGGTTGTTCAGTTGA